From one Bacteroidota bacterium genomic stretch:
- a CDS encoding response regulator, giving the protein MEDKLLNILLVEDDSVDVMNVQRAFKKNNITNPLHIAFNGVEALNMLRGSNGRPKLNPKPRIILLDINMPKMNGLEFLRELRNDPELKSTTVFVMTTSNDDQDKIEAYRLNVAGYILKPLSFEKFVNAVSILNSYWKLCEQPENQTS; this is encoded by the coding sequence ATGGAAGACAAACTTTTAAATATCCTTCTGGTTGAAGACGATAGCGTTGATGTAATGAATGTTCAAAGAGCATTTAAGAAAAACAATATTACCAACCCGTTGCACATTGCCTTCAATGGCGTGGAAGCATTGAATATGCTTCGTGGAAGTAATGGACGACCAAAACTTAACCCAAAGCCAAGAATTATTCTATTGGACATTAACATGCCAAAAATGAATGGTCTCGAATTCCTGAGAGAACTTCGCAATGACCCCGAACTGAAATCCACCACTGTATTTGTAATGACCACATCGAACGATGATCAGGATAAAATTGAGGCCTATCGGTTAAACGTAGCAGGATACATTTTAAAACCGCTCTCGTTTGAAAAATTTGTTAACGCAGTTTCCATTCTGAACAGCTATTGGAAGCTCTGTGAACAACCGGAGAATCAAACCTCCTAA
- a CDS encoding GHKL domain-containing protein, producing the protein MRNKLLERQIEKHLGEKSKDPQVRKFIDAVSESYDQFEKDKILAERSLAVSSAEMSNLNAKLFKESKDQKLALKKLTESLSLLNYKFEHKEDIHSNILSISETIKKESERRISAEEQLKKNLSNLEKINKDLDQFAYVVSHDLKAPLRAIASLAEWIEEDSNEHISADTRKNLQLLRGRVLRMENLIHGILAYTKAGKIKGEQHVIHTGQYLQEIIDFLNPPPSIKIEVIGEWPSIETDTIRLHQVFSNLISNAIKYIDKPQGKIKINCIYLENCCQFSVEDNGPGIEEEYHQRIFGLFQTLSARDHVESTGIGLSIVKKIIEEQGGKIWLHSENGKGTRFTFTWPTQTETIKSIKA; encoded by the coding sequence TTATGACCAATTTGAAAAAGACAAAATTCTTGCAGAAAGATCATTAGCTGTCAGTTCAGCAGAAATGAGCAATTTAAATGCAAAACTCTTTAAAGAAAGTAAAGATCAAAAATTAGCACTAAAAAAACTAACGGAATCACTGAGTTTACTCAACTATAAATTCGAGCATAAAGAGGATATTCACTCCAACATTCTCTCTATATCCGAAACAATAAAAAAGGAAAGCGAAAGGCGAATAAGTGCTGAAGAACAATTGAAGAAGAACCTAAGTAACCTTGAAAAAATAAATAAAGACCTGGATCAATTTGCATATGTGGTTTCACATGATCTAAAAGCCCCTCTTCGGGCAATAGCAAGCCTTGCTGAATGGATTGAAGAGGATTCAAATGAGCATATTAGTGCAGATACCAGAAAAAATCTGCAGCTATTAAGGGGCCGTGTGCTACGCATGGAAAATCTCATTCATGGAATTCTTGCCTATACAAAAGCCGGTAAAATAAAAGGAGAACAACATGTCATTCATACCGGACAATATTTGCAGGAAATCATTGATTTCTTAAATCCACCTCCAAGTATAAAAATAGAGGTTATAGGCGAATGGCCATCCATTGAAACAGATACCATCCGATTGCACCAGGTATTCTCCAACTTAATATCTAATGCAATTAAGTATATTGATAAACCGCAAGGTAAAATAAAAATCAACTGTATCTATCTCGAAAACTGTTGTCAATTCTCTGTAGAAGACAATGGTCCCGGAATCGAAGAAGAATATCACCAACGCATTTTCGGACTATTCCAAACCCTATCGGCAAGAGATCACGTGGAGAGCACAGGAATCGGTTTATCCATAGTAAAAAAGATTATTGAAGAACAGGGTGGTAAAATCTGGTTGCACTCAGAAAACGGAAAAGGAACCCGATTCACATTTACATGGCCTACACAAACTGAAACAATAAAAAGTATAAAAGCATAA